The Hymenobacter baengnokdamensis genome includes a region encoding these proteins:
- a CDS encoding SusD/RagB family nutrient-binding outer membrane lipoprotein yields MKKHNYKLLTLAAALVVASTGCKVNSFLDVNQNPNSFETAPPGVILTNLEVVNAFNTGNDVDRTSSVLIQHYAGVGNQIANVDNYQLQQSGFADAAWNLYYQGTIYNANGLITVATNTSSPAYSGIAKLHKAYAFAVLTDLWGDVPYSQAGLALNNLSPRFDAQQDIYQGNATLGIQSLFDLVREGLADLAKTSAVTPSAVDDPVYSGDLAKWNRMGNTLLLKLANTISRKNPTLANAVIAEVLAKGTNAYITSNTDDFQVPFGSAVGNQNPIYYFNYVNRPADQFLSQRLLDSMNVKSDPRLPFFFTNTPTQTATVNTSGTNTKIPVNPLVPPATAGATFYTFTGYQNNSGAGTPVQANRSTAGVYQIATKGEAPIRMITNFQRAFILAEYYLSQNDVVNAQRYYTEGITASMTKVGLTAAQVTAYLAANPTIATLQGGNARMLDQIITQKWIAWVGNGYEAYNDYRRTGYPRLAVVQPNASPDDQNTIPSRFPYPTSELSNNAANAPAFVKTNVHVWWDVR; encoded by the coding sequence ATGAAAAAACATAATTATAAACTCTTAACGCTGGCCGCTGCTTTGGTGGTGGCCAGCACGGGGTGCAAGGTTAACTCGTTTCTGGATGTAAACCAGAACCCGAATAGCTTTGAAACGGCTCCTCCCGGTGTAATCCTTACTAACCTGGAAGTAGTAAACGCTTTCAACACCGGCAACGACGTAGACCGGACCAGCTCCGTACTGATACAGCACTATGCAGGTGTCGGCAACCAGATTGCGAACGTTGATAACTATCAGCTGCAGCAGTCGGGCTTTGCGGATGCCGCCTGGAACCTGTACTATCAGGGCACGATATACAATGCCAATGGGTTGATTACGGTTGCTACCAACACTTCCAGCCCCGCTTACTCCGGTATTGCCAAGCTGCACAAGGCGTACGCTTTTGCTGTCCTCACCGACCTATGGGGCGATGTGCCGTATTCGCAGGCAGGCCTGGCACTTAACAACCTCTCGCCACGCTTCGATGCCCAGCAGGACATCTACCAGGGTAACGCTACACTAGGCATCCAGAGCCTGTTTGACCTGGTGCGCGAAGGCCTGGCCGACCTGGCCAAAACCTCGGCTGTAACGCCTTCGGCGGTCGATGACCCGGTTTATTCGGGTGACCTGGCTAAGTGGAACCGTATGGGAAACACCCTGCTACTCAAGCTGGCTAATACTATCAGCCGCAAAAACCCTACACTGGCCAATGCAGTTATCGCCGAAGTGCTGGCGAAGGGTACCAATGCTTACATCACGTCGAACACCGACGACTTCCAGGTTCCTTTTGGCAGTGCAGTTGGTAACCAGAACCCGATTTACTACTTTAACTACGTAAACCGGCCGGCTGACCAGTTCCTGAGCCAGCGCCTGCTTGATAGCATGAACGTGAAGAGCGACCCACGCCTGCCGTTCTTCTTCACGAATACGCCGACGCAGACTGCTACGGTAAATACTTCGGGCACGAACACCAAGATACCGGTTAACCCCCTTGTGCCCCCGGCTACCGCCGGTGCTACCTTCTATACCTTCACCGGCTATCAGAATAACAGCGGTGCCGGGACTCCTGTACAGGCCAACCGCTCAACGGCTGGCGTGTACCAGATTGCAACGAAGGGAGAAGCGCCCATCCGGATGATAACCAACTTCCAGCGGGCGTTTATTCTGGCTGAGTACTACCTGAGTCAGAACGACGTAGTTAACGCCCAGCGGTACTACACCGAAGGCATTACTGCCTCGATGACCAAAGTAGGCTTAACGGCTGCTCAGGTAACTGCTTATCTGGCAGCTAACCCCACCATTGCTACCTTACAGGGAGGTAATGCCCGAATGCTCGACCAGATTATCACGCAAAAGTGGATTGCCTGGGTAGGTAATGGGTACGAAGCCTATAACGACTATCGTCGTACCGGCTACCCGCGCCTGGCAGTGGTTCAGCCCAATGCCAGCCCGGACGACCAGAATACGATTCCTTCGCGTTTCCCGTATCCTACCTCCGAGCTCAGCAACAACGCGGCCAACGCTCCGGCTTTCGTAAAAACCAACGTGCATGTATGGTGGGATGTGCGCTAA
- the lon gene encoding endopeptidase La has protein sequence MSFDLTHPGRLAAGGTDSPPEAIAIMAADPDHLMPGADAPDVLAILPVRNTVLFPGVVLPVTVTRKKSIRLVRKLAAKNDKLVGVVAQRQPDADEPTTDDLFPVGTLARILKIIDQPDDTVTIIIQGQVRFQVGEQLTFTPQLTARAAYFTERALDAEVDSELVLLQSLREAASKVLELTPEIPMEARTMLEGIQSPAFLIHFLSSNVQLELPAKQQLLELADPEAQGRQLLEALLRQVELLEIKNDIRTKVHTGIDAEQREYFLRKQLKTLQDELGQGEGSAEGDVAAMRARAVDKKWPETVAKHFDKELGKLSRLNQMSPDYPVTLNYVEFLLDLPWGETTKDKFNLKSTRKILDADHFGLEKVKERIIEYLAVLKLKQDLKAPILCLYGPPGVGKTSLGRSIAQALGRKYVRLSLGGVRDEAEIRGHRKTYVGAMPGRIISQIKKAGVSNPVIILDEIDKVSSDFRGDPSSALLEVLDPEQNSTFTDNYLEVEYDLSKVLFIATANSLDTIQPALRDRMEIIDLTGYTQEEKVQIAKKHLWPKQLREHGLGETEVKISDPALHRVADDYTRESGVRSLERQLAALTRNLARRKAGKEPLPAQLEPGDVLKILGSPRFDRDKEQDHDTAGVVTGLAWTSVGGDILFVESLLSRGRGKLTLSGQLGDVMKESAITALSYLRSRADELGIDYRLFEQYDLHIHFPEGGIPKDGPSAGIAIFTSIASAYTQRKVRPKMAMTGEITLRGRVLPVGGIKEKLLAARRAGIDLIILSPKNRKDVEEITADYLKGVHIHYAERVDDVLAVALLPELVARPQKLPVRDEPPAPAGPSVEVQ, from the coding sequence ATGTCGTTTGATTTGACTCACCCCGGCCGCCTGGCCGCCGGCGGCACCGATTCACCCCCCGAAGCCATTGCCATTATGGCCGCCGACCCCGACCACCTGATGCCGGGCGCGGATGCGCCCGACGTGCTGGCTATTCTGCCGGTGCGCAATACAGTGCTCTTCCCCGGCGTGGTGCTGCCCGTGACCGTCACGCGTAAGAAAAGCATCCGGCTGGTGCGCAAGCTGGCCGCTAAAAACGATAAGCTGGTGGGCGTAGTGGCCCAGCGCCAGCCCGATGCCGACGAGCCTACTACCGACGACCTGTTTCCGGTGGGTACGCTGGCCCGCATCCTCAAAATTATTGACCAGCCCGACGATACGGTCACCATCATTATCCAGGGACAGGTGCGGTTTCAGGTGGGCGAGCAGCTCACCTTTACGCCCCAGCTCACGGCGCGGGCCGCTTATTTCACCGAGCGGGCCCTCGATGCCGAGGTCGACAGCGAGCTGGTGCTGCTGCAAAGCCTGCGCGAGGCAGCCAGCAAGGTGCTGGAGCTTACGCCCGAGATACCGATGGAGGCCCGCACCATGCTCGAAGGCATTCAGTCGCCGGCTTTTCTGATTCACTTTCTGTCGTCGAACGTGCAGCTGGAGCTGCCGGCCAAGCAGCAGCTGCTGGAGCTGGCCGACCCCGAGGCCCAGGGCCGCCAGCTGCTCGAAGCGCTGCTGCGCCAGGTAGAGCTGCTCGAAATCAAGAATGATATCCGCACCAAGGTGCACACCGGCATCGACGCCGAGCAGCGCGAGTATTTTCTGCGCAAGCAGCTCAAAACCCTGCAAGATGAGCTGGGCCAGGGCGAAGGCAGTGCCGAAGGTGACGTGGCCGCCATGCGCGCCCGCGCCGTGGATAAAAAATGGCCCGAAACCGTGGCCAAGCACTTCGATAAAGAGCTGGGCAAATTGAGTCGCCTCAACCAGATGTCGCCCGACTACCCGGTCACGCTCAACTACGTGGAGTTTTTGCTGGATTTGCCCTGGGGCGAAACTACCAAGGATAAGTTCAACCTCAAGAGCACCCGCAAAATCCTCGATGCCGACCATTTTGGCCTCGAAAAGGTAAAGGAGCGCATCATCGAGTACCTGGCCGTGCTCAAGCTAAAGCAGGATTTGAAAGCGCCTATATTGTGTTTATACGGACCTCCCGGCGTGGGCAAAACCTCGCTGGGCCGCAGCATTGCGCAGGCGCTGGGCCGCAAGTACGTGCGCCTGAGCCTGGGCGGCGTGCGCGACGAAGCCGAGATTCGCGGGCACCGCAAAACCTACGTGGGGGCCATGCCGGGCCGTATTATCTCGCAGATTAAGAAGGCCGGCGTGAGCAACCCGGTTATTATTCTGGACGAGATTGACAAGGTGAGCAGCGACTTCCGCGGCGACCCCAGCTCGGCCTTGCTCGAAGTGCTCGACCCCGAGCAAAACTCCACCTTTACCGATAATTACCTGGAGGTGGAGTACGACCTGAGCAAGGTGCTCTTTATCGCTACCGCCAACTCGCTCGATACCATTCAGCCGGCCCTGCGCGACCGCATGGAGATAATCGACCTGACCGGCTATACCCAGGAAGAAAAAGTCCAGATTGCCAAAAAGCACCTCTGGCCCAAGCAGCTGCGCGAGCACGGCCTGGGCGAGACCGAGGTTAAAATCAGCGACCCGGCCCTGCACCGCGTGGCCGACGACTACACCCGCGAAAGCGGCGTGCGCAGCCTTGAGCGCCAGCTGGCGGCCCTTACCCGCAACCTGGCTCGTCGCAAGGCCGGCAAAGAGCCCCTGCCCGCTCAGCTTGAGCCCGGCGACGTGCTCAAAATCCTGGGCTCGCCCCGCTTCGACCGCGACAAGGAGCAGGACCACGACACGGCCGGGGTGGTTACGGGCCTGGCCTGGACCAGTGTGGGCGGCGATATTCTGTTTGTGGAAAGCCTGCTGAGCCGGGGCCGGGGCAAGCTGACGCTCTCGGGCCAGCTGGGCGACGTGATGAAGGAATCGGCCATTACGGCCCTCTCCTACCTGCGCTCGCGGGCCGATGAGCTGGGTATCGACTACCGCCTGTTTGAGCAGTACGACCTACATATTCACTTCCCGGAAGGCGGCATTCCGAAAGACGGCCCCAGCGCGGGCATTGCCATCTTTACCAGTATCGCCTCGGCTTACACCCAGCGTAAAGTGCGTCCTAAAATGGCCATGACTGGCGAAATCACGCTGCGTGGGCGGGTGCTGCCGGTTGGGGGCATTAAGGAAAAGCTGTTGGCCGCGCGGCGGGCGGGCATCGACCTGATTATTCTCTCGCCCAAAAACCGCAAGGATGTGGAGGAAATTACAGCCGACTACCTCAAGGGGGTGCACATTCACTACGCCGAGCGCGTCGACGACGTGCTGGCCGTGGCGCTGCTGCCCGAGCTGGTGGCCCGCCCCCAAAAGCTGCCCGTGCGCGACGAGCCCCCGGCTCCTGCCGGCCCCAGCGTAGAGGTACAATAG
- the hslU gene encoding ATP-dependent protease ATPase subunit HslU, producing MLDTTSLTPAQIVAELDKYIIGQHEAKRHVAIALRNRWRRLHAPAEMQKEIVPNNILMIGATGVGKTEIARRLAFLADAPFVKVEASKFTEVGYVGRDVESMVRDLAEQAVSRLRQRRQEEVKAQAAQAVEDLILDALIPPIKGYTKEAAGRTGLGFSSESSAASALPDSDQELNERTRERFRQKIRNGELEDRRIEISLAQSGPNVGIMGAPGMMDEATISGLQDMLGTMLPKKSRKRKVSVAEARKLLLEEEAAKLVDMDEIKEEAIRQAENSGIIFIDEIDKVATSGSGKSGGPDVSRQGVQRDLLPIVEGSAVNTKYGIVNTDHILFIAAGAFHVSKPSDLIPELQGRFPIRVELQSLTRDDFYRILKDPKNALTKQYQALLAAEDVQLDFEDEALLKLAEIAFEVNSEVENIGARRLHTVMSRLLNELLFDVPDKLPAGTQLTITPQLVEERLRSMVKNSDINQYIL from the coding sequence ATGCTAGATACCACCTCTCTTACGCCGGCCCAGATTGTAGCCGAGCTCGATAAATACATCATTGGCCAGCACGAAGCCAAGCGCCATGTGGCCATCGCGCTACGCAACCGCTGGCGCCGGCTGCACGCCCCAGCCGAGATGCAAAAGGAAATTGTTCCCAACAACATCCTGATGATTGGGGCTACCGGCGTGGGCAAAACCGAGATTGCCCGCCGGCTGGCCTTCCTGGCCGATGCACCCTTCGTGAAAGTTGAGGCCAGTAAGTTTACGGAGGTCGGCTACGTAGGCCGCGACGTGGAGAGCATGGTGCGCGACCTGGCCGAGCAGGCCGTCAGCCGCCTGCGCCAGCGCCGCCAGGAAGAAGTGAAAGCCCAGGCTGCCCAGGCAGTCGAAGACCTTATTCTGGACGCGCTCATTCCGCCCATCAAAGGCTATACGAAAGAGGCCGCTGGCCGCACGGGCCTGGGTTTCAGCAGCGAAAGCAGTGCCGCCAGCGCCCTGCCCGACTCGGACCAGGAGTTGAACGAGCGTACCCGCGAGCGCTTCCGCCAGAAAATCCGCAATGGGGAGCTGGAAGACCGCCGCATCGAAATCAGCTTGGCGCAAAGTGGCCCCAACGTAGGCATTATGGGGGCGCCGGGCATGATGGACGAGGCTACTATATCGGGCCTGCAGGATATGCTGGGCACTATGCTGCCCAAAAAATCGCGCAAGCGCAAGGTATCGGTGGCCGAGGCCCGTAAGCTGCTGCTCGAAGAAGAAGCTGCCAAGCTCGTCGATATGGACGAGATAAAGGAAGAAGCTATCCGGCAGGCCGAAAATTCGGGTATCATCTTCATTGATGAGATTGACAAAGTGGCCACCAGCGGCAGCGGTAAAAGCGGTGGCCCCGACGTGAGCCGCCAGGGCGTGCAGCGCGACCTGCTGCCCATCGTCGAAGGCTCGGCCGTGAACACCAAATACGGCATCGTAAATACCGACCACATCCTGTTTATCGCGGCCGGGGCCTTCCACGTTTCCAAGCCCAGCGACCTTATCCCCGAGTTGCAGGGCCGCTTTCCCATCCGCGTCGAGCTCCAAAGCCTGACCAGGGACGACTTCTACCGCATTCTCAAAGACCCTAAAAACGCGCTTACCAAGCAGTACCAGGCCCTGCTGGCCGCCGAAGACGTGCAGCTCGACTTCGAGGACGAGGCCTTACTCAAGCTGGCTGAAATTGCCTTCGAAGTCAACAGCGAAGTAGAGAATATCGGTGCCCGCCGGCTACACACTGTTATGAGCCGCCTGCTCAACGAGCTGCTCTTCGATGTGCCCGACAAGCTGCCCGCCGGTACGCAGCTCACCATTACGCCGCAACTGGTGGAGGAGCGCCTGCGTAGCATGGTTAAAAACAGCGATATAAATCAGTATATTTTATAA
- the porQ gene encoding type IX secretion system protein PorQ produces the protein MKHLSAFLLLLPFAAQAQLGGRSAFPFLELPPSAQVAALGGMTASTRSSDPTQFFANPALLSADMDHAAAVSYVSYVTDIKQSTAAYAFNTEKHGRFGLGLTYLNYGSFDSYDAAGNVLSTFSVNEYALAAADSYTKGKFTFGLTGKLAVSGIAGNRAVGLAADAGVLYKPSEQDFTVGLVVKNAGYMLKPYTAAAREPLPLDVQLGTTIKPEHMPLRFTFTAHHLQQWDIQYLDPNASTTNANGDTVRAKKNFGDNLARHLTLGAELLLGKGLSLRMGYNHLQARELRLDNVGGGAGFSFGAMLKISQFQLDYTYATLQAAGSSNYFTLSRRFDSSSKKK, from the coding sequence ATGAAGCATCTCTCCGCCTTTTTGCTGCTCCTGCCTTTTGCCGCCCAGGCCCAGCTGGGTGGCCGCTCGGCCTTTCCATTTCTGGAGCTGCCACCCTCGGCGCAGGTGGCTGCCCTAGGTGGCATGACTGCCTCTACCCGTAGCAGCGACCCCACGCAGTTTTTTGCCAACCCGGCGCTGCTCAGTGCCGATATGGACCACGCGGCCGCCGTCAGCTACGTGAGCTACGTAACTGATATCAAGCAGAGCACCGCTGCCTACGCTTTTAATACCGAGAAGCACGGCCGCTTCGGCCTGGGGCTGACCTATCTCAACTACGGTAGCTTTGACAGCTACGATGCGGCCGGCAACGTGCTGAGCACGTTTTCGGTGAATGAGTATGCCCTGGCCGCCGCCGACTCTTATACCAAAGGCAAGTTCACCTTTGGCCTCACCGGCAAGCTGGCCGTGTCGGGCATTGCCGGCAACCGCGCCGTGGGCCTCGCCGCCGATGCCGGCGTGCTCTATAAGCCCAGCGAGCAGGACTTTACGGTGGGCCTGGTGGTGAAGAACGCGGGCTACATGCTAAAGCCCTACACCGCCGCGGCCCGCGAGCCGCTGCCGCTCGATGTGCAGCTGGGCACTACTATTAAGCCCGAGCACATGCCGCTGCGCTTCACGTTTACGGCCCACCACTTGCAGCAGTGGGATATCCAGTACCTCGACCCCAACGCCAGCACCACGAATGCCAACGGTGATACCGTCCGGGCCAAGAAAAACTTCGGCGACAACCTGGCTCGCCACCTCACCCTGGGGGCCGAGTTGCTGCTGGGCAAAGGCCTGAGCCTGCGCATGGGCTACAACCACCTGCAAGCCCGTGAGCTGCGCCTCGATAACGTGGGCGGCGGAGCCGGCTTCAGCTTCGGAGCTATGTTGAAGATTTCGCAGTTCCAGCTCGATTATACGTATGCTACGCTACAGGCGGCCGGCAGCAGCAATTACTTTACGCTGAGCCGGCGCTTCGATAGCTCTTCCAAGAAAAAATAA
- a CDS encoding SusC/RagA family TonB-linked outer membrane protein produces the protein MKKTLLMSLLLMLTLFHTVLAQTRTVSGRVTDRQTGEGLPGVTVLLKGTTNGTSTNSEGSFSLTVPETNGTLVFSSIGYVPQESIIGKETQFNIALGADVKQLNEVVVTALGIEKDTRSLGYATQQINADQLSQKSEPNVLSALQGKVSGVTIQTASGLPGASTNINIRGVTSFSGTNQPLFVVDGIPISNTVDLGAAGGYGSLGAAQTSNRALDIDPENVASVSILKGPAAAALYGSRAASGAIIITTKGGHGASNKKTEVTVTSGYTLQNVYGLAKLQNNYGQGTGGRNIMTSPGDPNFGSSASFGPAYGTTPTLFNGLLAGSASGLALDANGNPIPINYQPYNNIQDFYRQGHVFTNGVNIQGGTAEQNVSLNVVNTTQAGITPNSSLNRTSVQLGGNTTLANKLRAGGSVNFIQTTQNGPQQGNGGSAFASLSSLPRSYNLQGLPYVNANGYNLFLGSNYTGASPVYGTENPYFSVYSNSFNSNLTRFINTANLSYDVAPWMSIQYRAGYDVYTDRRKTVFAIGATRVPSGEVQDASFFRSELNGDLLINLKKDNIFTEGFNANLLLGQNINQRRSQTIVSQADNLVFGGFPNSSVATVFSNGTGESSSLRRLLGYYGQLSLSYNNYLFLELTGRADQSSTLPIANNTFFYPSATLGFVFTDALKIQSKFFTYGKVRANYAKVGKDAPVYDLNTPYVVGAYGNNVANVNFPFTTSPNNSSASRTYAGYSLSTVAGGGQTLQPEFTRSYEFGTNLGFWNNRVTFDLTYFKTISENQIFQVTTAGSTGLAARVTNVGRMDNQGYEALVNINPVRAGGFRWDITGNFTRIRNKVVSIAPGVTQSGINTDYFTGIQPSIVVGQPYGIILGSAVTPRVTDVNSQYYGQYLINPATGAFASSTGLSPICDPNQAWTAGITNSFSYKGLGLSFLIDTNQGGGIFSYTNYVEKIRGMLYETAVNDRNLPRQLPGVIAVKNADGTTGYVPNNIQIDAQTYWASLSNGSGSENNVYDATVYRLREVTLSYSLPKSLLESTPFGNASLSLTGRNLFYYAPNCNFDPDVSTQGAGNGGSASGSTVRGLELQGAPNTRNYGVNLRLTF, from the coding sequence ATGAAAAAAACCTTACTCATGAGCTTGCTGCTCATGCTTACCCTCTTCCATACGGTGCTGGCTCAGACGCGAACGGTATCGGGACGGGTAACTGACCGACAGACCGGTGAAGGCTTACCGGGAGTAACAGTACTGCTGAAAGGAACTACCAACGGCACCTCTACCAATTCGGAGGGCTCCTTTAGCCTTACGGTACCGGAAACGAATGGCACGCTGGTATTCAGCTCTATCGGCTACGTGCCGCAGGAGAGCATTATCGGCAAAGAAACCCAATTCAACATTGCTCTGGGTGCCGATGTAAAGCAGCTGAACGAAGTAGTAGTAACGGCTTTGGGTATTGAGAAAGATACCCGCTCGCTGGGCTATGCAACGCAGCAGATTAATGCCGACCAGCTGTCGCAGAAATCAGAGCCTAACGTGTTGAGCGCCCTGCAGGGCAAGGTGTCGGGCGTAACTATCCAGACGGCAAGCGGCCTGCCGGGTGCTTCTACCAACATCAACATCCGCGGCGTAACCTCGTTTTCGGGTACCAACCAGCCGCTGTTCGTAGTGGATGGTATTCCGATTAGTAACACAGTTGACCTCGGCGCAGCCGGTGGCTACGGCTCGCTGGGCGCAGCCCAGACCTCCAACCGGGCACTGGACATTGACCCGGAGAACGTGGCCAGCGTCAGCATTCTGAAAGGCCCGGCGGCGGCGGCTCTCTACGGCTCGCGGGCAGCTTCCGGGGCTATCATCATTACAACCAAGGGTGGGCATGGCGCATCCAACAAGAAAACGGAAGTAACGGTGACTTCGGGCTATACCCTGCAAAACGTATATGGCCTGGCGAAGCTGCAGAACAACTATGGCCAGGGTACTGGTGGACGTAACATCATGACTTCACCCGGCGACCCGAACTTTGGCTCCTCTGCCTCGTTCGGCCCGGCTTACGGTACTACGCCTACGCTGTTCAACGGCCTGCTCGCCGGCTCGGCTTCGGGCCTGGCCCTGGATGCTAACGGCAATCCTATTCCGATTAACTATCAACCCTACAACAACATCCAGGACTTCTATCGCCAAGGTCACGTATTCACCAATGGCGTAAACATCCAGGGTGGTACTGCTGAGCAGAACGTATCGCTCAACGTAGTAAATACGACCCAGGCCGGTATCACGCCGAACTCTTCGCTCAACCGGACGAGCGTACAGCTGGGCGGCAACACTACGCTGGCCAACAAGCTGCGTGCTGGTGGTTCGGTCAACTTCATTCAGACTACCCAGAACGGCCCGCAGCAGGGTAATGGTGGCTCGGCTTTCGCCAGCCTTTCCAGCTTGCCGCGCAGCTACAACCTGCAAGGTCTTCCTTATGTAAACGCCAACGGCTACAACTTGTTCCTGGGCTCCAACTACACGGGTGCTTCGCCCGTCTACGGTACGGAAAACCCTTACTTCAGCGTTTATTCCAACTCGTTTAATTCTAACCTGACGCGCTTCATCAACACGGCCAACCTGAGCTACGATGTTGCTCCCTGGATGAGTATCCAGTATCGCGCAGGTTATGACGTGTACACCGACCGGCGTAAGACGGTGTTTGCTATTGGTGCAACGCGGGTACCATCCGGTGAGGTGCAGGATGCCTCGTTCTTCCGTAGCGAACTCAATGGTGACCTGCTCATCAACCTCAAGAAGGATAACATCTTCACCGAGGGCTTCAATGCAAACCTGCTGTTGGGCCAGAACATCAACCAGCGTCGTAGCCAGACTATCGTGTCGCAGGCCGATAACCTGGTATTTGGGGGCTTCCCCAACTCCAGCGTAGCCACGGTATTCTCGAACGGTACGGGTGAGAGCTCGTCGCTGCGTCGTCTGCTGGGTTACTATGGTCAGCTGTCGTTGTCTTACAACAACTACCTGTTTCTGGAGCTGACCGGCCGCGCCGACCAGTCGTCGACGCTGCCGATTGCAAATAACACCTTCTTCTACCCTTCGGCTACCCTGGGCTTTGTGTTCACGGATGCGCTTAAGATTCAATCGAAGTTCTTCACCTACGGTAAGGTTCGCGCCAACTACGCCAAAGTGGGTAAGGATGCTCCGGTGTATGACCTGAACACGCCTTACGTAGTAGGGGCATATGGCAACAACGTTGCTAACGTAAACTTCCCTTTCACGACCAGCCCGAACAACTCCAGTGCTTCGAGAACCTACGCTGGCTACAGCCTCAGCACCGTAGCCGGTGGTGGCCAGACGCTCCAGCCCGAGTTCACCCGCTCGTATGAGTTTGGTACCAACCTGGGTTTCTGGAACAACCGCGTAACCTTCGACCTGACGTACTTCAAAACCATCAGCGAAAACCAGATTTTCCAGGTAACTACTGCTGGCTCGACTGGTCTGGCTGCCCGTGTTACGAACGTGGGCCGCATGGACAACCAGGGCTACGAAGCCCTGGTAAACATCAACCCGGTACGTGCGGGAGGTTTCCGCTGGGATATCACGGGTAACTTCACCCGCATTCGCAACAAGGTAGTTTCTATTGCGCCCGGTGTTACCCAGTCCGGCATCAATACCGACTACTTCACGGGTATTCAGCCTTCTATCGTAGTAGGCCAGCCTTACGGCATCATTCTGGGCTCGGCCGTTACTCCCCGCGTAACGGATGTAAACAGCCAGTACTACGGCCAGTACCTCATCAACCCGGCTACCGGCGCATTTGCTTCGAGCACCGGCCTCTCGCCCATCTGCGACCCCAACCAAGCCTGGACGGCTGGTATCACGAACAGCTTCTCTTACAAAGGCCTTGGCCTGTCGTTCCTGATTGATACCAACCAGGGTGGTGGCATTTTCTCTTATACCAACTACGTAGAGAAAATCCGGGGTATGCTCTACGAAACGGCAGTTAACGACCGCAACCTGCCCCGTCAGCTGCCGGGTGTGATTGCAGTGAAGAATGCAGATGGCACTACGGGCTACGTACCCAACAACATTCAAATCGATGCGCAGACGTACTGGGCTTCGTTGTCGAACGGCTCGGGTAGCGAGAATAACGTGTACGATGCCACGGTTTACCGTCTGCGCGAAGTAACGCTGAGCTATTCGCTGCCGAAGTCGCTGCTCGAAAGCACTCCTTTCGGCAATGCCAGCCTCTCGCTCACGGGTCGTAACCTTTTCTACTACGCCCCGAACTGCAACTTCGACCCAGATGTTAGCACTCAGGGTGCTGGCAACGGTGGCAGTGCCAGCGGCAGCACAGTACGCGGCCTCGAGCTGCAAGGTGCGCCCAATACGCGCAACTATGGCGTAAACCTGCGCCTTACCTTCTAA
- a CDS encoding response regulator transcription factor: MRILLVEDEVVVTYFIQKGIEAEGYDLRVAYDGLMGQAMFDQHLYDVVILDVNLPGLNGFELCRYIKQHSPRQPVLLLTALDGIQDKENGFGAGADDYLVKPFEFRELLLRIRALARRGAAYAGLHHVLHVADLELDVNARTVRRAGQPIELTTREYSLLEYLMTNQNRTVSRVDIAEKVWNLNFDTSTNIIDVYVNYLRNKIDKPFGQKLLHTIIGTGYMMRG; the protein is encoded by the coding sequence ATGAGAATTCTGCTGGTGGAAGACGAGGTGGTCGTCACTTACTTTATTCAGAAAGGCATTGAGGCAGAGGGGTACGACCTGCGGGTGGCCTACGATGGCCTAATGGGCCAGGCCATGTTCGACCAGCACCTCTACGACGTAGTAATTCTGGACGTGAACCTGCCCGGCCTGAACGGCTTCGAGCTGTGCCGCTACATCAAGCAGCACTCGCCCCGGCAGCCCGTACTGCTGCTCACCGCCCTCGATGGCATTCAGGATAAGGAAAATGGCTTTGGAGCCGGGGCCGACGACTACCTGGTCAAGCCCTTCGAATTCAGAGAGCTGCTGCTGCGCATCCGGGCGTTGGCCCGGCGCGGCGCAGCCTATGCGGGCTTGCACCACGTGCTGCACGTGGCCGACCTAGAGCTGGATGTGAACGCCCGCACCGTACGCCGCGCCGGCCAGCCCATCGAGCTGACCACCCGCGAATACTCGCTGCTCGAATACCTGATGACCAACCAGAACCGCACCGTGAGCCGGGTAGACATTGCCGAGAAGGTCTGGAACCTGAACTTCGATACCAGCACCAATATCATCGATGTATACGTCAACTACCTGCGCAACAAGATTGACAAGCCCTTCGGGCAAAAGCTGCTGCACACGATAATAGGCACGGGCTATATGATGCGGGGTTGA